The following proteins come from a genomic window of Geomonas sp. RF6:
- the alaS gene encoding alanine--tRNA ligase: MTGKEIRAQFFDYFQRKGHTLVESSNLIPKNDPTLLFANAGMNQFKDVFLGVEKRDYVRAVSSQKCVRAGGKHNDLENVGHTARHHTFFEMLGNFSFGDYFKKEAIAFAWEFLTGELKLDKNRLYVTVYTDDDEAAAIWNEQEGVPLERIYRFGEKDNFWSMGDTGPCGPCSEIFWDNGPGTGCGSPTCAVGCDCDRYMEIWNNVFMQFNRDKDGTMTPLPKPSVDTGMGLERISAVMQGVTSNYDTDLLQGIIRHIEKLSGKKYGEDAKDDASMRVMADHARAVTFLICDGVLPSNEGRGYVLRRIMRRAARHAKMLGVSEPILYRTVDAVNLMMGEAYPELLEREQYVKKVILAEEERFAETLDRGLAILNEETAQLKAKGETVISGEVIFKLYDTFGFPVDLTADIVASEGFTLDEDGFALCMEKQRMKAREHWKGSGEAGVSTIYKELVGEGIKSTFVGYNEHTAYAPITAIIKKGERVSEAREGEEVEVIVPTTPFYGESGGQVGDVGEISTGVGHFHVTDSVRPVPDLIVHKGKVTSGALQVGDAADLKVGMAVRKAAERNHTATHLLQAALRAVLGDHVKQAGSLVTPERLRFDFTHFSAMTAEEIRRVEALVNGFIMDNSEVSALEMGQKEAMAAGATALFGEKYGDVVRVVKVGEISSELCGGTHVGGAGEIGFFKILSEVGIAAGVRRIEALTGSGALAYVNTLEDEQRAVSALLKADAGSALEKLERVLAQQRELAREIESLQGRINASKSVDLVQKARELNGIRVLSTRVDGVDAKGLRELSDTLKERIGSGVIVLGTAAADKVNLLVAVTADLTERCKAGDVIKAIAPIVGGNGGGKPELAQAGGTRPENLDEALEAVYNIIG, translated from the coding sequence ATGACAGGCAAAGAGATACGGGCGCAGTTCTTCGACTACTTCCAGAGGAAGGGGCACACCCTGGTGGAGAGCTCCAACCTGATCCCCAAGAACGACCCGACCCTGCTTTTCGCCAACGCGGGGATGAACCAGTTCAAGGACGTCTTCCTCGGCGTGGAGAAAAGGGACTACGTCCGCGCCGTCTCCTCGCAGAAGTGCGTACGCGCCGGCGGGAAGCACAACGACCTGGAGAACGTCGGCCACACCGCCCGGCACCACACCTTCTTCGAGATGCTCGGCAACTTCTCCTTCGGTGACTACTTCAAGAAAGAAGCGATCGCCTTTGCCTGGGAATTCCTGACCGGAGAGCTGAAGCTCGACAAGAACCGGCTCTACGTCACGGTGTACACCGATGACGACGAGGCGGCCGCCATCTGGAACGAGCAGGAAGGGGTGCCCCTGGAGCGCATCTACCGCTTCGGGGAGAAGGACAACTTCTGGTCCATGGGGGACACCGGCCCCTGCGGCCCCTGCTCCGAGATTTTCTGGGACAACGGCCCCGGCACCGGCTGCGGCTCCCCGACCTGCGCGGTCGGCTGCGACTGCGACCGCTACATGGAGATCTGGAACAACGTCTTCATGCAGTTCAATCGCGACAAGGACGGCACCATGACGCCGCTGCCGAAGCCGTCGGTCGACACCGGGATGGGGCTCGAGCGGATCAGCGCCGTCATGCAGGGGGTGACCTCCAACTACGACACCGACCTCCTGCAGGGGATCATCCGCCACATCGAGAAGCTCTCCGGGAAGAAGTACGGCGAGGACGCAAAGGACGACGCATCGATGCGCGTCATGGCGGACCACGCCCGTGCCGTCACCTTCCTCATCTGCGACGGCGTGCTTCCCTCCAACGAGGGGCGCGGCTACGTGCTGCGCCGCATCATGCGCCGCGCGGCGCGGCACGCGAAGATGCTCGGCGTCTCCGAGCCGATCCTGTACCGCACCGTCGACGCGGTAAACCTCATGATGGGGGAGGCGTACCCGGAGCTCCTGGAGCGCGAGCAGTACGTGAAAAAGGTCATCCTCGCCGAAGAGGAGCGCTTTGCCGAGACCCTCGACCGCGGCCTTGCCATCCTCAATGAGGAGACGGCGCAGCTGAAGGCGAAGGGGGAGACGGTCATCTCCGGCGAAGTCATCTTCAAGCTGTACGACACCTTCGGCTTCCCGGTCGACCTCACCGCCGACATCGTGGCGAGTGAAGGGTTCACCCTCGACGAGGACGGCTTTGCGCTGTGCATGGAAAAGCAGCGCATGAAGGCGCGCGAGCACTGGAAAGGCTCCGGCGAGGCCGGCGTCTCCACCATCTACAAGGAACTCGTGGGGGAAGGTATCAAGTCGACCTTCGTGGGGTACAACGAGCACACCGCCTACGCCCCGATCACCGCCATCATCAAGAAGGGGGAGCGGGTCTCCGAGGCGCGCGAAGGTGAAGAAGTCGAAGTCATCGTCCCCACCACCCCCTTCTACGGGGAGTCCGGCGGGCAGGTAGGGGATGTCGGCGAGATCTCCACCGGAGTCGGCCACTTCCACGTCACCGACTCGGTCCGCCCGGTGCCGGACCTCATCGTGCACAAGGGAAAGGTGACCTCCGGCGCGCTGCAGGTCGGGGACGCCGCAGATCTGAAGGTCGGCATGGCGGTGCGCAAGGCTGCCGAGAGAAACCACACGGCGACCCACCTCCTGCAGGCGGCGCTGCGCGCGGTGCTCGGCGATCACGTGAAGCAGGCAGGCTCGCTGGTTACCCCGGAGCGGCTGCGCTTTGACTTCACCCACTTCTCCGCGATGACCGCAGAGGAGATCCGCCGCGTCGAGGCGCTGGTGAACGGCTTCATCATGGATAACTCCGAAGTGAGCGCGCTGGAAATGGGGCAGAAAGAAGCGATGGCCGCAGGCGCCACCGCACTCTTCGGCGAGAAGTACGGCGACGTGGTACGCGTGGTGAAGGTCGGCGAGATAAGCTCCGAGCTTTGCGGCGGCACCCATGTCGGCGGCGCCGGCGAGATCGGCTTTTTCAAGATCCTCTCCGAAGTCGGCATCGCCGCCGGCGTGCGCAGGATAGAGGCGCTCACCGGGAGCGGGGCGCTCGCCTACGTGAACACCCTTGAGGACGAGCAGCGCGCAGTCTCCGCCCTCCTGAAAGCCGACGCAGGGTCGGCGCTGGAGAAGCTGGAGAGGGTACTCGCCCAGCAAAGAGAGCTCGCGCGTGAGATCGAGTCGCTGCAGGGGCGGATCAACGCCTCCAAGTCGGTGGACCTCGTGCAGAAGGCGCGCGAGCTGAACGGCATCCGCGTTCTCTCCACCCGGGTCGACGGTGTCGACGCGAAGGGGCTGAGGGAGCTTTCGGACACCCTGAAGGAGCGGATCGGCTCCGGCGTCATCGTCCTCGGCACCGCCGCGGCGGACAAGGTGAACCTCCTCGTGGCGGTCACCGCCGACCTCACCGAGCGCTGCAAGGCCGGAGACGTCATCAAGGCGATCGCACCGATCGTCGGCGGCAACGGCGGCGGCAAGCCGGAACTCGCCCAGGCAGGGGGCACCCGCCCGGAAAACCTGGACGAGGCGCTGGAAGCGGTGTACAACATCATCGGCTAA
- the argB gene encoding acetylglutamate kinase, protein MQRLIEKASTLLEALPYMRRFAGKTVVIKYGGHAMADENLKKSFALDVILLKYIGINVVVVHGGGPQINETLKRYGIVSQFVQGMRVTDSQTMGVVEMVLTGQVNREVVGYLNQHGGRAAGISGKDANLLLCEKLLQEVRKEDGTVEKVDIGFVGDVVQVDPAILEALEKGGFIPVIAPVGVGKDGQSYNVNADLVAGRVAAALKAEKLILLTDVAGVKSKNGELLSSIALQDVPPLIADGTVTGGMIPKVTCCTDALAAGVKKAHIVDGRMEHAILLEIFTNVGIGTEILG, encoded by the coding sequence ATGCAACGACTCATCGAAAAGGCGAGCACCCTCCTGGAGGCGCTCCCCTACATGCGGCGTTTTGCCGGCAAGACCGTGGTCATCAAGTACGGCGGCCATGCCATGGCGGACGAGAACCTGAAGAAGTCCTTCGCCCTCGACGTCATCCTCCTGAAATACATCGGCATCAACGTGGTGGTGGTGCACGGCGGCGGCCCTCAGATCAACGAGACGCTGAAGCGCTACGGCATCGTCTCGCAGTTCGTGCAGGGGATGCGCGTTACCGACAGCCAGACGATGGGGGTCGTGGAGATGGTCCTCACCGGCCAGGTGAACAGGGAAGTCGTCGGCTACCTGAACCAGCACGGCGGGCGCGCTGCCGGCATTTCCGGGAAGGACGCGAACCTCCTCCTGTGCGAGAAGCTCCTGCAGGAAGTGCGCAAGGAAGACGGCACGGTCGAGAAGGTGGACATAGGATTCGTCGGCGACGTGGTGCAGGTCGACCCCGCCATCCTGGAGGCGCTGGAAAAGGGTGGCTTCATCCCCGTCATCGCGCCGGTGGGTGTCGGAAAGGACGGCCAGAGCTACAACGTGAACGCCGACCTCGTGGCAGGGCGCGTCGCCGCGGCCTTGAAGGCTGAGAAACTGATCCTTCTGACCGACGTCGCCGGTGTAAAGTCGAAGAACGGAGAGCTCCTCTCCAGCATCGCGCTCCAGGACGTCCCCCCCCTCATCGCGGACGGCACCGTCACCGGCGGGATGATCCCGAAGGTCACCTGCTGCACCGACGCGCTCGCCGCCGGGGTGAAGAAGGCGCACATCGTGGACGGCCGGATGGAGCACGCCATCCTCTTGGAGATCTTCACCAACGTGGGGATCGGCACTGAAATCCTGGGATAG
- a CDS encoding phosphatidylglycerophosphatase A family protein, with protein MRLFLTIAATWGGLGYFPVASGTVGTLGAIPLYLALSRLSLPLYLVTVVAFTLLACRVSGDAETIFGEKDSGKIVIDEVAGFLVTMTGVAQAFPEPRQAVPALIAGFLFFRLFDIVKPPPARFFDQKLKNGYGVVLDDIAAGVYACAATHLVLRLL; from the coding sequence ATGAGACTGTTTTTGACCATCGCCGCCACCTGGGGGGGACTCGGCTACTTTCCGGTCGCCTCCGGGACGGTAGGGACGCTGGGGGCGATCCCCCTGTACCTTGCGCTTTCCCGCCTGTCGCTCCCTCTGTACCTCGTCACGGTCGTCGCCTTCACCCTCCTTGCCTGCCGCGTCTCGGGGGACGCGGAGACGATCTTCGGAGAGAAGGACTCCGGGAAGATCGTCATTGACGAGGTCGCAGGCTTCCTCGTTACCATGACAGGGGTGGCGCAAGCCTTCCCGGAGCCGCGGCAGGCCGTGCCGGCGCTGATAGCCGGCTTCCTCTTTTTCCGCCTCTTCGACATCGTGAAGCCCCCGCCGGCCCGCTTTTTCGACCAGAAGCTCAAGAACGGCTACGGCGTCGTCCTCGACGACATCGCCGCAGGTGTCTACGCCTGCGCCGCGACCCACCTCGTGTTGAGGCTCCTATGA
- a CDS encoding regulatory protein RecX: MSNALFDCALRALALRDHSETELRRKLSAKRFGAEEIEAALSRLRELSYLDDRRFARTFAESAMRNGRGFGAKLSQDLSRRGITPATIAEVLEELSGEFDERESLAELLERKFPRFEAATATEKEKRRVVGYLQRRGFTLSAIFSALKGAASD; this comes from the coding sequence GTGTCCAACGCGCTTTTCGACTGTGCGCTGAGAGCCCTCGCGCTGCGCGACCACAGCGAGACGGAGCTGCGCCGCAAGCTCTCCGCCAAGCGCTTCGGCGCCGAAGAGATAGAGGCGGCCCTCTCCCGGCTGCGGGAGCTCTCCTACCTCGACGACCGCCGCTTTGCCCGCACATTCGCCGAGAGCGCCATGCGAAATGGCAGGGGGTTCGGCGCGAAGCTCTCGCAGGACCTCTCCCGGCGCGGCATCACCCCGGCGACGATTGCCGAGGTGCTGGAGGAGCTCTCCGGGGAATTCGATGAGAGGGAGAGCCTCGCGGAGCTCCTGGAGCGGAAGTTCCCGCGCTTCGAGGCGGCGACGGCGACGGAGAAGGAGAAACGGCGGGTCGTGGGATACCTGCAGCGCCGGGGATTCACCCTCTCGGCCATATTTTCCGCGCTGAAGGGCGCCGCATCGGACTGA
- a CDS encoding CinA family protein, producing MTEALLQEVLKLYGVSPEEAAARLALALPWDLGVKVEFREMEPELHLALSTGEENGKRLQEAVAAAKEALAPHIFASGSGTMEETVANLFRCTGATLSLAESCTGGMIAARITEVAGSSAWFLEGIVSYSNAAKSRLLSVPATLIEKHGAVSEEVAVAMAQGARDGAGSDLALAVTGIAGPEGGSPQKPVGTVYIAVANREGCHAQRHLFRGDRQRVRELTVFAAFDWLRRDLLTMADTCRG from the coding sequence ATGACCGAAGCGCTCCTGCAGGAGGTACTGAAGCTGTACGGGGTGAGCCCCGAGGAGGCGGCGGCACGCCTTGCGCTGGCGCTCCCCTGGGATCTCGGGGTGAAGGTGGAGTTTCGCGAAATGGAGCCGGAACTGCACCTGGCCCTTTCCACCGGAGAGGAAAACGGGAAGCGCCTGCAGGAGGCGGTCGCCGCCGCAAAGGAAGCGCTCGCTCCGCACATCTTCGCCTCCGGAAGCGGGACGATGGAGGAGACAGTGGCAAATCTCTTCCGCTGCACCGGCGCCACCCTTTCGCTCGCCGAATCGTGCACCGGGGGGATGATCGCCGCGCGCATCACCGAGGTCGCCGGCAGCTCCGCCTGGTTCCTGGAAGGGATCGTGAGCTACAGCAATGCCGCGAAATCCCGCCTCCTGAGCGTCCCCGCGACTCTCATCGAGAAGCACGGGGCGGTAAGCGAAGAGGTCGCCGTCGCCATGGCGCAGGGAGCGCGCGACGGGGCCGGGAGCGACCTTGCGCTGGCGGTCACCGGGATCGCGGGGCCCGAGGGGGGCTCGCCGCAGAAGCCGGTGGGGACCGTGTACATCGCCGTTGCAAACCGGGAGGGGTGCCATGCGCAGCGCCACCTCTTCCGGGGAGACCGCCAGAGGGTGAGGGAACTCACCGTCTTTGCGGCCTTCGACTGGCTGCGCAGAGATCTCCTCACGATGGCAGACACCTGCCGCGGCTGA
- a CDS encoding hybrid sensor histidine kinase/response regulator encodes MLQQTQQAGVAQMQQKAQKTVLVVDDEAIIRDLCMRALRDYHTVEAANGEEALRVYEQGGIDVVLTDVMMPRVDGIELLKALKEREPTIVVIIMTGYADKDLILKALKEDADDFITKPLNLMQLRTAVDKALDKKALKEEIANLKNLDRFKTNFLSLISHKFRTPITSISLFLQNLAAGVYDPSQETNREYAGLIYDEACYLGTLVTDLLTFSHMMDTGEALKLEPCDLPTIIALALAKAKERTDRLHINVECELQPMEEILLDREKFSFALQQVIDNAFKFSKQSGQVRVAMEQTTQNCRIEIEDTGIGIPQGELPKVFEKFYQVDADRTGQIRGFGLGLFYAREFVRMHGGSITLDSAVDSGTKVVITVPRRPGASS; translated from the coding sequence ATGCTCCAACAGACCCAACAAGCCGGCGTGGCACAGATGCAGCAGAAAGCGCAGAAGACGGTCCTCGTGGTGGACGACGAGGCGATCATCCGCGACCTGTGCATGCGGGCGCTGCGCGACTACCACACGGTGGAGGCAGCCAACGGCGAGGAGGCACTCAGGGTCTACGAGCAGGGGGGGATCGACGTCGTCCTCACCGACGTCATGATGCCGAGGGTCGACGGCATCGAGCTTCTGAAGGCATTGAAGGAGCGGGAGCCGACCATCGTGGTCATCATTATGACCGGCTACGCCGACAAGGATCTCATCCTGAAGGCGCTGAAAGAGGACGCCGACGACTTCATCACGAAGCCCCTGAACCTCATGCAGCTGCGCACCGCGGTCGACAAGGCGCTGGACAAGAAAGCGCTGAAAGAGGAGATCGCGAACCTCAAGAACCTGGACCGCTTCAAGACGAACTTTCTGTCCCTCATTTCCCACAAATTCCGCACCCCCATCACCTCCATATCACTCTTCCTGCAAAACCTCGCCGCCGGCGTGTACGACCCATCGCAGGAGACGAACCGCGAGTACGCGGGTCTCATCTACGACGAGGCGTGCTACCTCGGAACGCTGGTCACCGACCTCCTCACCTTCTCCCACATGATGGACACCGGCGAGGCGCTGAAGCTCGAGCCGTGCGACCTGCCGACGATCATCGCGCTGGCGCTGGCGAAGGCAAAGGAGCGCACCGACAGGCTCCACATAAACGTGGAGTGCGAGCTGCAGCCGATGGAGGAGATCCTCCTCGACCGCGAGAAGTTCTCCTTTGCGCTGCAACAGGTCATCGACAACGCCTTCAAGTTTTCCAAGCAGTCCGGGCAGGTCCGGGTGGCGATGGAGCAGACGACACAGAACTGCCGCATCGAGATCGAAGACACCGGGATCGGCATCCCCCAGGGTGAGCTCCCGAAGGTGTTCGAGAAGTTCTACCAGGTCGACGCCGACCGCACCGGCCAGATCCGCGGCTTTGGGCTCGGGCTCTTCTACGCGCGGGAGTTCGTGCGCATGCACGGCGGCAGCATCACCCTCGACAGCGCCGTCGACTCCGGCACGAAGGTCGTCATCACCGTTCCCCGCAGGCCCGGCGCATCCTCGTAA
- the recA gene encoding recombinase RecA, whose protein sequence is MLDREKAIDLALGQIEKQFGKGAIMRLGNEEALPDVAAIPTGSLSLDLALGVGGVPRGRVIEVYGPESSGKTTLALHIIAEAMKEGGIAAFIDAEHALDIGYARKLGVKTDDLLVSQPDTGEQALEIAETLVRSGAIDVLVVDSVAALVPKAEIEGDMGDSHMGLQARLMSQALRKLTGIISKSNCCVIFINQIRMKIGVMFGNPETTTGGNALKFYASVRMDIRKIAALKQGNDVIGSRTRVKVVKNKVAPPFKEVEFDILYGEGISKEGDVLDLAVEKGIVDKSGAWFSYGKDRIGQGRENSRIYLKEHPEITAEIRERLLAPEAAAQAV, encoded by the coding sequence ATGCTCGACAGGGAGAAGGCGATTGACCTGGCACTCGGCCAGATAGAGAAACAGTTCGGCAAAGGTGCCATCATGAGGCTCGGCAACGAGGAGGCGCTCCCGGACGTGGCAGCCATCCCCACCGGCTCCCTCTCGCTGGACCTGGCGCTCGGCGTAGGCGGCGTACCCCGCGGTCGCGTCATCGAGGTATACGGTCCCGAGTCCTCCGGCAAGACGACCCTCGCGCTGCACATCATCGCGGAGGCGATGAAGGAAGGTGGCATCGCCGCCTTCATCGACGCCGAGCACGCGCTCGACATCGGCTACGCGAGGAAGCTCGGGGTGAAGACCGACGACCTCCTCGTCTCCCAGCCGGACACCGGCGAGCAGGCGCTGGAGATCGCCGAGACCCTCGTCAGATCGGGCGCCATCGACGTCCTCGTCGTCGACTCCGTCGCGGCCCTCGTGCCGAAAGCGGAGATCGAGGGCGACATGGGCGATTCCCACATGGGTCTGCAGGCCCGCCTCATGTCGCAGGCGTTGCGCAAGCTCACCGGCATCATCTCCAAGAGCAACTGCTGCGTCATCTTCATCAACCAGATCAGGATGAAGATCGGCGTCATGTTCGGCAACCCCGAGACGACGACCGGCGGTAACGCCCTGAAGTTCTACGCCTCCGTGCGCATGGACATCAGGAAGATCGCCGCACTGAAGCAGGGGAACGACGTCATCGGCTCCCGCACCAGGGTGAAGGTGGTGAAGAACAAGGTCGCCCCCCCCTTCAAGGAAGTGGAATTCGACATCCTCTACGGCGAAGGGATCTCCAAGGAAGGGGACGTCCTCGACCTCGCCGTGGAGAAGGGGATCGTGGACAAGAGCGGAGCCTGGTTCTCCTACGGCAAGGACCGCATCGGCCAGGGTCGCGAGAACTCCCGCATCTATCTGAAGGAGCACCCGGAGATCACCGCAGAGATCCGGGAGAGGCTGCTCGCCCCCGAGGCAGCCGCCCAGGCGGTATAA
- a CDS encoding type IV pilus twitching motility protein PilT, translated as MELNEILSVAMKARGSDVHLKTGIPPIVRIDGQLRAIPNAERLSADAVRTMAKGIMNERQRKQFEENYEVDLSYGVPGLGRFRVNAYSQRGTVAMVLRAIPIAIPSLEALNLPPVLKKLALEQRGLILVTGTTGSGKSTTLASMIDYINENRTCNIITIEDPVEYLHKDKKSLINQREVGFDTLTFGRALTSALRQDPDVILVGEMRDHETIETALTAAETGHLVLSTLHTLDAAETINRIISVFPPYHQRQVRMQLSGIIRGVISQRLVPRIDGKGRVPAVEIMIGTARVRDCIDDKEKTKQIADAISQGYTTYGMQTFDQSLMQLFTSKLISYEEALRQSSNPDDFALKVSGISSTSNASWDQFTLEEPEAGDGELVIEKY; from the coding sequence ATGGAACTGAACGAGATCCTTTCCGTCGCCATGAAGGCCCGGGGGTCCGACGTCCACCTGAAGACGGGGATCCCCCCGATCGTGCGGATCGACGGGCAGCTGCGCGCCATCCCGAACGCGGAGCGCCTCTCCGCGGACGCGGTGCGCACCATGGCCAAGGGGATCATGAACGAGCGGCAAAGGAAGCAGTTCGAGGAGAACTACGAGGTAGACCTCTCCTACGGCGTCCCCGGACTCGGGAGGTTCCGCGTCAACGCCTACTCCCAGCGCGGCACCGTGGCCATGGTGCTGCGCGCCATCCCGATCGCCATCCCCTCGCTGGAGGCGCTGAACCTCCCGCCGGTCCTTAAAAAGCTCGCCCTCGAGCAGCGCGGCCTGATCCTTGTCACCGGCACGACCGGCAGCGGCAAGTCCACCACGCTCGCCTCGATGATCGACTACATAAATGAGAACCGCACCTGCAACATCATCACCATCGAGGACCCGGTCGAGTACCTGCACAAGGACAAGAAGAGCCTGATCAACCAGCGCGAGGTCGGCTTCGACACCCTGACCTTCGGCAGGGCGCTCACCAGCGCCTTGCGCCAGGACCCGGACGTCATCCTCGTCGGCGAGATGCGCGACCACGAGACGATCGAGACCGCGCTCACCGCCGCCGAGACCGGGCACCTGGTCCTCTCCACGCTGCACACCCTCGATGCCGCCGAGACCATCAACCGCATCATCTCCGTCTTCCCCCCGTACCATCAGAGACAGGTCCGGATGCAGCTCTCCGGGATCATCAGAGGGGTCATCTCCCAGCGCCTGGTGCCGCGCATCGACGGCAAGGGAAGGGTGCCGGCGGTGGAGATCATGATCGGCACGGCCCGCGTCAGGGACTGCATCGACGACAAGGAAAAGACGAAGCAGATCGCGGACGCCATTTCCCAGGGGTACACCACCTACGGCATGCAGACCTTCGACCAGTCGCTCATGCAGCTCTTCACGAGCAAGCTCATCAGCTATGAGGAGGCGCTGCGCCAGTCCAGCAACCCGGACGACTTCGCCCTGAAGGTCTCCGGCATCTCTTCCACCTCCAACGCCAGCTGGGACCAGTTCACCCTGGAAGAACCTGAAGCCGGGGATGGAGAACTGGTGATCGAGAAGTACTAA
- a CDS encoding sensor histidine kinase, with the protein MHLAPLSILIPLTLLILFAEPFLSLPVPLHLCAGGILVVSLCAWRRRESSERTRRSALLTEIEQEAARCTRRYHGILEGAGNALFIFNAENGLLEESNGAAQELLGFTREEMSALQGKEFFPAGEQEKFRSLVYRLKRRGSADPVDLVFQRKDGSRFLGEVEARLLELGSERLVAGIVRDISEKRRAEGELQQRNRELSILNALLATINEGKPLPEVMEETLTKLMEHVGAEGGAVHLIEEDGAPAPTVSRQVSPHLTVDLAGCIGRGMERCGSINSCGAAETESCRLAPAAASEGWGRLFAVPLATRSRLIGVMHLLHRQWHPYSEEEIRFLTTVGQQMGNALEQARLFAELDWKSAQLMRSHRLLETSSRSLAASEIKLKQNLALVEQANADLKRVSAMKNQFLGLVSHEFNTPLTSIIAGTDHLLQQGCAEEDEAVLRMVRDGGLRLKDLVGDLLNLIKLEAKEGVMVAEPVHLKGELELVREQLAPALAARNQSLILCGLENLPSFVGDWKNLERVFGELLENAMKFTPDGGEIRVSGRVVDGKSLAERRETLERFNEGFLARCGNRCYLEVEVRDNGIGIPPQEQQRVFQIFYEIGDVRHHSSGKGAGLGLAIVKGMVEAHGGMVWVESDKGSSFFLLLPLEQELSQPELF; encoded by the coding sequence GTGCACCTTGCTCCGCTATCCATCCTGATACCCTTAACGCTCCTCATTCTCTTCGCCGAGCCCTTCCTTTCGCTGCCGGTGCCGCTGCACCTCTGCGCCGGCGGCATCCTCGTCGTCTCCCTGTGCGCCTGGCGCCGCAGGGAGAGCTCCGAGCGCACCCGCCGCAGCGCCCTTCTGACCGAGATAGAGCAGGAAGCTGCCCGCTGCACCCGGCGCTACCACGGCATCCTCGAGGGGGCAGGAAACGCCCTTTTCATCTTCAATGCGGAGAACGGCCTCCTGGAGGAGAGTAACGGCGCGGCGCAGGAGCTTCTCGGCTTCACCAGGGAAGAGATGTCCGCGCTGCAGGGGAAGGAATTCTTTCCCGCCGGGGAGCAGGAAAAATTCCGTTCCCTCGTGTACCGGCTGAAGCGCCGCGGCAGCGCCGACCCTGTCGACCTCGTCTTCCAGCGAAAAGACGGCTCCCGCTTCCTGGGAGAAGTCGAGGCGCGCCTCCTGGAGCTCGGGAGCGAGCGGCTGGTGGCGGGGATCGTGCGCGACATCTCGGAGAAGCGGCGGGCCGAGGGGGAACTGCAGCAGAGAAATCGTGAGCTCAGCATCCTGAACGCTCTTCTGGCCACCATAAACGAAGGGAAGCCGCTGCCGGAGGTCATGGAGGAAACCCTCACCAAGCTCATGGAGCATGTGGGGGCCGAAGGGGGTGCTGTGCACCTTATCGAAGAGGACGGGGCCCCCGCCCCGACCGTATCGCGCCAGGTCTCCCCCCACCTCACCGTCGATCTCGCCGGGTGCATAGGGCGCGGCATGGAGCGGTGCGGCAGCATCAACAGCTGCGGTGCGGCGGAGACGGAGTCGTGCCGGCTCGCCCCGGCTGCCGCCTCGGAAGGGTGGGGACGGCTCTTCGCGGTACCTCTCGCGACCCGCAGCCGCCTCATCGGGGTCATGCACCTGCTGCACCGCCAGTGGCACCCCTACAGCGAGGAGGAGATCCGCTTCCTCACCACGGTGGGGCAGCAGATGGGGAATGCCCTGGAGCAGGCCCGCCTCTTTGCCGAGCTCGACTGGAAGAGCGCGCAGCTCATGCGCTCGCACCGCCTCCTGGAGACGAGCAGCCGCTCCCTTGCCGCCTCCGAGATAAAGCTGAAGCAAAACCTCGCCCTGGTGGAACAGGCAAACGCCGATCTCAAGCGCGTCTCCGCCATGAAGAACCAGTTTCTCGGCCTCGTCTCCCACGAGTTCAACACCCCCCTCACGAGCATCATCGCCGGCACCGATCACCTCCTGCAGCAGGGGTGCGCGGAGGAGGACGAGGCGGTCCTCCGGATGGTGCGCGACGGCGGGCTGCGCCTGAAGGACCTGGTGGGGGACCTCCTGAACCTGATAAAGCTGGAGGCGAAGGAAGGGGTCATGGTCGCGGAGCCGGTGCACCTGAAAGGGGAGCTGGAGCTGGTAAGGGAGCAGCTCGCCCCCGCGCTCGCCGCGCGAAACCAGAGCCTCATCCTCTGCGGGCTGGAGAATCTCCCCTCGTTCGTGGGGGACTGGAAGAACCTGGAGCGGGTCTTTGGCGAGCTCCTGGAGAACGCCATGAAGTTTACCCCCGACGGCGGGGAGATCCGGGTCAGCGGCCGGGTGGTGGACGGGAAGTCCCTCGCTGAGCGGCGCGAGACGCTGGAGCGCTTCAACGAGGGGTTCCTCGCGCGCTGCGGCAACAGGTGCTACCTAGAGGTGGAGGTGCGCGACAACGGAATCGGGATTCCGCCGCAGGAGCAGCAGCGCGTCTTCCAGATCTTCTACGAGATCGGCGACGTCAGGCACCATTCGAGCGGCAAGGGGGCGGGGCTCGGCCTTGCGATCGTGAAAGGGATGGTGGAGGCGCACGGCGGCATGGTGTGGGTGGAGAGCGACAAGGGGAGCTCCTTCTTCCTCCTTCTGCCGCTGGAGCAGGAGCTCAGCCAGCCGGAACTCTTCTAG